Proteins from a single region of Cytophagaceae bacterium:
- a CDS encoding acyltransferase, which produces MSIVSIIKSNPGIKRFVHWCLIPSHQARPRVWVKWFVNPFFHKRGKGTLICRRTRVDVLPFQPFEMGDYSTIEDFATINNGVGPVRIGKHTRIGIGNVVIGPVTIGDNVIFAQNIVMSGLNHNYKDPNTPIYLQGETVSEITVEDDCWIGANVVVTAGVKIGKHSVVAAGAVVTKSIPPYSVAVGNPARVIKQYDAQSGEWISLKSN; this is translated from the coding sequence ATGAGTATTGTTTCAATAATAAAATCAAATCCCGGCATCAAGCGATTTGTACATTGGTGCTTGATTCCGAGTCACCAGGCCAGGCCGAGAGTTTGGGTCAAGTGGTTTGTCAATCCATTTTTCCATAAAAGAGGGAAAGGTACTCTGATTTGCAGAAGAACCCGGGTGGATGTTTTGCCTTTTCAGCCTTTTGAAATGGGAGACTATTCTACTATTGAAGACTTTGCAACTATAAACAATGGTGTAGGCCCGGTTAGAATCGGCAAACATACCCGAATCGGTATCGGAAATGTAGTCATAGGACCGGTAACAATTGGTGACAATGTGATTTTTGCACAAAATATTGTAATGAGCGGGCTCAATCATAACTATAAAGATCCTAACACTCCTATCTATTTGCAGGGTGAAACCGTATCTGAAATCACAGTGGAAGATGACTGTTGGATTGGTGCCAATGTGGTAGTCACAGCCGGAGTAAAAATTGGAAAACATTCAGTGGTGGCGGCCGGAGCCGTTGTAACAAAAAGTATTCCTCCTTATAGTGTAGCCGTGGGCAATCCCGCCAGAGTTATCAAGCAATACGATGCCCAATCCGGTGAATGGATAAGCTTAAAATCAAACTGA
- a CDS encoding glycosyltransferase family 2 protein, whose product MNTFLEISFWFIIFLVFYTYIGYGIVVWVLVKIKNLFKKPGPKYIENAYEPKVTLVIPAYNEMTCIEEKLRNTYAIDYPQDKLEVLFVTEGSTDGTTEWLESKRGEYPNLRLLSGNVRRGKIEAMNIAVKTVTTPVVIFSDAKTHLNKLVIRNIVRHFIDKKVGAVAGEKRVMMDASEAAAGAGEGLYWKYESFLKKLDTELHTVVGAAGELFAVRTELFGEVEKDTLLDDFIISLRIAADGFRVVYEPDAFASERPSFSIADEMKRKVRIAAGGFQAMARLMPLLNIFKYGWLSFQYVSHRAMRWAVTPFCLPLLVVINSLLINQNTFLDNRIYQLLLAGQFLFYALSVLGYYLESRKIRVKLLFVPFYFSFMNYCAIKGYFRYRNGIGSGIWEKVNRAA is encoded by the coding sequence ATGAATACATTTTTAGAAATATCATTTTGGTTTATAATCTTTTTGGTTTTTTACACTTATATCGGCTACGGAATTGTGGTTTGGGTTTTGGTAAAAATCAAGAATCTATTTAAAAAACCGGGACCTAAATACATTGAAAACGCCTATGAACCCAAGGTCACGCTTGTAATTCCGGCTTATAATGAGATGACTTGTATTGAAGAAAAACTACGTAATACTTATGCGATTGATTATCCTCAGGACAAACTCGAGGTGTTATTTGTGACAGAAGGTTCTACCGACGGCACTACCGAATGGCTTGAGAGTAAAAGAGGCGAATATCCCAACTTGCGTCTGCTTAGCGGTAACGTAAGAAGAGGAAAAATAGAAGCGATGAATATTGCTGTTAAAACGGTGACAACGCCGGTAGTAATCTTTTCTGATGCCAAAACACACCTCAACAAATTGGTTATCAGGAATATCGTAAGGCATTTTATTGACAAAAAAGTAGGAGCCGTGGCTGGCGAAAAGCGTGTAATGATGGATGCCTCTGAAGCAGCAGCTGGTGCAGGAGAGGGGCTTTACTGGAAATACGAATCTTTCCTGAAAAAACTTGATACCGAACTTCACACGGTAGTAGGAGCAGCCGGAGAATTGTTTGCTGTACGTACCGAACTTTTTGGAGAAGTAGAAAAAGACACATTGCTTGATGATTTTATAATTTCACTGCGTATAGCTGCCGATGGTTTCAGAGTTGTATATGAACCCGATGCCTTCGCTTCTGAGCGTCCTTCTTTCTCAATAGCCGACGAGATGAAACGCAAAGTGAGAATCGCTGCCGGAGGATTTCAGGCGATGGCCAGATTAATGCCTCTGCTTAATATTTTCAAATACGGATGGCTCTCCTTCCAGTATGTATCGCATAGGGCGATGCGTTGGGCAGTGACACCTTTTTGTCTGCCATTGTTAGTTGTAATCAACAGCCTTTTGATAAATCAAAATACATTTCTCGATAACCGAATCTATCAATTATTACTCGCGGGGCAATTTCTGTTTTATGCCCTTTCAGTCTTAGGATACTATCTTGAAAGCCGTAAAATCAGAGTAAAGCTGCTATTTGTTCCATTTTATTTCAGCTTCATGAATTACTGTGCCATTAAGGGATATTTCAGATACAGGAATGGCATTGGTTCGGGAATTTGGGAAAAAGTAAATAGAGCCGCTTAA
- a CDS encoding glycosyltransferase, translating into MIDQNIFRKLPVFITSMSRWDGDVSSASLSLAKVLSRENEVYYIDFPYSLADVWRERKSETVKSRMKALLWGKNFMRKVTGYPEKFTAVTPKAVIPNYSMAEGSLYEWTSDINNRILAGIIKKICKKNGIKDYILINSFNPLYLSEVNRYLDPTLSVYHSRDAIEEVPGHGLRKENICIKNYDLVMATSKQLCRKIGERNERFINYFPNGGDVKLFRTAVNESLAKPRELEDIKTPIIGYTGALCQRIDYELLVKILEENKDKTVVMVGPRKDKEFTKINLDQYPNIRFTGPKRIEELPSYLKYFDCAIIPFRKNNLTGGIYPLKINEYLAAGRSVVSTDFSEDINQFGKHIKLAATHEDFLKAIPEAISAKDEKLEGRYLASQENSWENRLELFWNLAFNTYSEKKSV; encoded by the coding sequence ATGATTGATCAAAATATATTCAGAAAACTTCCGGTTTTTATCACCAGCATGTCACGTTGGGATGGTGATGTATCGTCAGCATCGCTTTCTTTGGCGAAGGTATTAAGCCGTGAAAATGAAGTTTACTATATTGATTTTCCTTATTCCTTAGCAGATGTCTGGAGAGAAAGGAAAAGTGAAACCGTGAAAAGTAGAATGAAAGCACTGCTTTGGGGTAAAAATTTCATGCGGAAAGTAACCGGTTATCCTGAAAAATTTACAGCTGTTACTCCCAAAGCAGTAATCCCGAATTACTCTATGGCTGAGGGCAGTTTATATGAATGGACCAGTGATATTAATAATCGCATCCTGGCAGGTATAATTAAGAAAATTTGTAAAAAAAATGGCATAAAAGATTATATTCTTATTAACTCATTCAATCCTCTGTATCTTTCTGAAGTCAACCGTTACCTTGATCCCACATTGAGCGTGTACCATAGTCGCGACGCCATTGAAGAAGTGCCTGGGCATGGTCTAAGAAAGGAAAATATTTGCATCAAAAATTATGACCTTGTAATGGCCACTTCAAAACAGTTGTGCCGGAAAATCGGAGAGCGAAACGAGCGGTTTATAAATTATTTCCCCAATGGCGGTGATGTAAAGTTATTCAGAACTGCGGTCAATGAAAGTCTTGCAAAACCCAGGGAACTGGAAGATATTAAAACCCCAATAATCGGTTATACAGGGGCACTATGCCAAAGAATTGATTATGAATTGCTTGTAAAAATTCTTGAAGAAAACAAGGATAAAACCGTGGTAATGGTAGGTCCAAGGAAGGATAAAGAATTTACCAAAATCAATCTTGATCAGTATCCCAATATCAGGTTTACAGGTCCCAAAAGAATCGAAGAACTGCCTTCATATCTAAAATATTTTGATTGTGCTATAATTCCTTTCAGAAAAAATAATCTGACAGGTGGTATATATCCTTTGAAAATAAACGAATACCTGGCTGCTGGAAGGTCAGTAGTATCAACCGATTTTTCGGAAGACATTAATCAGTTTGGAAAACATATCAAACTGGCAGCCACACATGAAGATTTTTTGAAAGCTATCCCTGAGGCTATTTCAGCAAAAGACGAAAAACTCGAAGGGAGATATCTTGCCTCACAGGAAAATAGTTGGGAAAACCGACTGGAATTGTTCTGGAATCTGGCTTTTAATACCTATTCTGAGAAAAAATCAGTTTGA
- a CDS encoding glycosyltransferase family 2 protein, whose product MTDFGMPVWVKNLLKKPLNIADYSSEEIQELKQKLSRFRVENPLVSMVIPAWNEEFGILHTLWSLANSDLKYPTELIIVDNNSTDGTSNLLHDLGIKTVSETKQGVGHARTTGLAVAQGKYVLTGDSDTLYPPHWINLVIDAFQSSDVKPVYCVHSTYSFIPENPGQRWMYGIYELLSSFISKRKEKNEPYLNVYGFYMGFEAQKGRDVNGYDIEVQRTFRGTVGQLETNATEDGMMALRLMQAGGKIKAVHDSKAKVWTSDRRIQLDGGIVNAFKIRFKKYLSR is encoded by the coding sequence ATGACAGACTTTGGAATGCCGGTTTGGGTTAAAAACCTTTTAAAAAAACCTCTGAATATTGCCGATTATAGTTCTGAAGAAATTCAGGAATTAAAACAAAAATTATCACGATTCAGAGTTGAAAATCCTTTGGTGAGTATGGTGATTCCGGCATGGAATGAAGAATTCGGTATTCTACACACCCTTTGGTCACTTGCGAATTCCGATTTAAAATATCCTACCGAATTAATCATTGTTGACAATAATTCAACCGATGGCACATCTAATCTGTTGCATGATTTGGGCATAAAGACTGTTTCAGAAACCAAGCAAGGTGTTGGCCATGCCCGTACCACAGGTCTTGCCGTAGCCCAGGGAAAATATGTTTTAACCGGTGATAGTGATACTTTGTATCCTCCTCATTGGATTAATTTGGTGATTGACGCATTTCAGTCTTCTGATGTTAAACCAGTTTATTGTGTTCACAGCACCTATTCATTTATTCCCGAAAATCCGGGCCAAAGGTGGATGTATGGGATTTATGAGTTGCTGAGTAGTTTTATTTCAAAAAGAAAAGAAAAAAACGAACCATATCTCAATGTATATGGCTTTTACATGGGTTTTGAAGCTCAAAAAGGCAGGGATGTAAATGGTTACGACATTGAAGTACAGCGAACTTTCAGAGGAACGGTGGGTCAGCTGGAAACCAATGCTACTGAAGATGGTATGATGGCTCTAAGGCTCATGCAGGCGGGAGGAAAAATAAAAGCGGTACATGACAGCAAAGCGAAGGTCTGGACCAGCGATCGCCGAATTCAATTAGATGGTGGTATAGTAAATGCGTTCAAAATCAGATTTAAGAAATATCTTTCCAGATAA
- a CDS encoding PadR family transcriptional regulator: MNQHIKGSLSTIILKLLHDNGRMYGYEITQKVKELTQDDIQITEGALYPILHKLESEEVLTSESEKVDGRTRKYYKITPKGNAVAVDRIAELRAFAENLNHILNPKIAFS, translated from the coding sequence ATGAATCAACATATAAAGGGCAGCCTGAGTACGATTATCTTAAAACTTCTGCACGACAACGGCAGAATGTATGGCTATGAGATAACTCAAAAAGTAAAAGAATTAACACAAGATGATATACAAATCACTGAGGGTGCCTTATATCCTATACTTCACAAGCTTGAGTCTGAAGAAGTTCTTACGTCTGAGTCAGAAAAAGTAGATGGAAGAACTAGAAAATACTATAAGATTACACCCAAAGGCAATGCCGTTGCTGTAGATAGAATAGCGGAATTACGTGCTTTTGCCGAAAACCTGAATCATATTTTAAACCCTAAAATTGCATTTTCATGA
- a CDS encoding ATP-dependent Clp protease proteolytic subunit, which translates to MSGLTIDDYMKHNVTNMTPNIIEERPMRFAAIDVFSRLIMDRIIFLGTGVDDQIANIVVAQLLFLESVDAKKDILMYINSPGGSVYAGLGMYDTMQYVRPEVATICTSLAASMGAVLLAGGAAGKRTALPHARVMIHQPSGGAQGQSRDMEITVKQIIELRKELYEILAIHTGKPFEQIEADSDRDYWMKAEEAKTYGLIDEVLYRN; encoded by the coding sequence ATGAGCGGTCTCACCATCGACGACTACATGAAACACAATGTGACCAACATGACTCCCAATATCATCGAAGAGCGTCCGATGCGTTTCGCTGCCATTGATGTTTTCTCGAGATTAATCATGGACAGGATCATTTTCTTAGGTACTGGGGTCGACGACCAGATAGCCAATATAGTAGTAGCTCAACTCTTGTTTCTCGAATCTGTTGATGCCAAAAAAGATATTTTGATGTACATCAATAGCCCGGGTGGATCGGTTTATGCCGGTTTGGGAATGTATGATACCATGCAATATGTAAGACCCGAAGTAGCTACAATCTGTACTTCTTTGGCTGCTTCGATGGGTGCTGTATTATTAGCAGGTGGTGCTGCGGGAAAGCGTACCGCTCTTCCTCACGCCCGTGTGATGATCCATCAACCAAGTGGCGGAGCACAGGGTCAGTCAAGAGACATGGAAATCACTGTTAAACAAATCATTGAGCTTAGAAAAGAACTTTATGAAATATTGGCCATCCATACCGGAAAGCCATTTGAGCAAATTGAAGCCGACTCAGACCGTGACTACTGGATGAAAGCCGAGGAGGCCAAAACTTACGGTCTCATTGACGAAGTATTATATCGCAATTGA
- a CDS encoding glycosyltransferase family 2 protein — MKKPLVSIITVNYDTPKVTAEMLTSLNTQNYDNFEIIVVDNASPKLTSEHLKKDFPLIIHISSPKNLGFAGGNNLGLAFAKGEYIFLANNDTEFTPDLMGTLVEYLENHPECGIACPKIKYHFMPDTIQYAGAVGLSPLTSRSYDIGYLKKDDGTFDDCRRTDLPNGAAMMMRRSDLEKVGQMSEIFFLYYEELDWAYRFKKAGLEVHYVGTASIFHKESVSTGKNSAFKSYYLFRNRLLYIRRNYPILQFLMAAGFFTLVSTPVHMLKHALKKEWGHSKAIFNALKWNLTHSANKEPSIHSSNFLRQLKID; from the coding sequence ATGAAAAAACCTTTGGTTTCGATAATTACTGTCAATTATGACACTCCAAAAGTTACGGCAGAGATGCTGACATCCTTAAATACTCAGAATTATGACAATTTTGAGATTATTGTGGTTGATAATGCATCTCCCAAACTTACTTCTGAACATCTGAAGAAAGATTTTCCATTAATAATACACATTTCATCTCCTAAGAATCTTGGTTTTGCGGGAGGGAATAACCTGGGTTTGGCTTTTGCAAAAGGAGAATACATATTTTTGGCCAACAACGACACCGAGTTTACGCCGGATCTTATGGGTACATTAGTTGAATATCTTGAAAACCACCCTGAATGTGGAATTGCCTGCCCCAAAATCAAATATCACTTCATGCCGGATACTATTCAATATGCCGGTGCGGTGGGTCTTAGCCCGCTGACCAGCCGAAGCTATGATATCGGTTATTTGAAAAAAGATGATGGAACATTTGACGATTGTCGTAGGACTGACTTACCCAATGGTGCCGCCATGATGATGCGAAGGTCAGACCTGGAAAAAGTAGGCCAAATGAGCGAAATATTCTTTTTGTATTACGAGGAACTGGATTGGGCTTACAGATTTAAAAAGGCTGGTTTGGAGGTGCATTATGTAGGTACAGCTTCTATTTTTCATAAAGAATCGGTATCGACAGGAAAAAACTCGGCTTTTAAATCTTATTATCTTTTCCGAAACCGCCTTTTGTACATCAGACGGAACTACCCGATTTTACAATTTCTGATGGCAGCAGGATTTTTTACTCTGGTTTCCACACCAGTCCATATGCTCAAACATGCTCTTAAAAAAGAATGGGGACACTCAAAAGCTATTTTCAATGCCTTAAAGTGGAATTTAACTCATTCGGCAAATAAAGAACCTTCCATACATTCATCAAATTTTCTGAGACAATTAAAAATCGACTAA
- a CDS encoding trigger factor, giving the protein MQTKFDKISSTFANLTVEVSEADYAPAVDKKLKEYAKTAQVKGFRPGHVPLQYIKNIYGKSVLIDEVIKIASEQVNKAIADNSLKVVGEPLPKEDAYKVDWAAQKDFTFEYEVGFASDFTVDVDTLPAITHYEIEPSDEQTEKSIEDLKTRFGKETEPEEVELGDLVFGKLSQESTEFFFQSGIPTDKVKEASQFIFKGLEKGSKVTFDIQSIFETVKELGFATGKSDEEAAALSGEFVFEVEKITRIQPSELDQEFFDKVLGGAGKATDEADFKKQVKQIIKGNYSREADFLLDFDIDNLLVSNTAIELPTEFLKRWLLDLNEGKATQEDIDREFDAIAKGLKLDLIKTEIAKQHDLKLEYNDVLEEVKEEIRGYFGGQGFEGMEDFIDQMAKKQLAEKKQEDVRKYTDKAFGRKVVNFLKEKVKKDQKTVMVEEFTEIANERFKA; this is encoded by the coding sequence ATGCAAACAAAATTTGACAAAATATCTTCAACTTTCGCTAATCTCACGGTGGAAGTTTCGGAGGCCGACTATGCACCCGCTGTAGATAAAAAATTAAAAGAATATGCCAAAACCGCACAAGTGAAAGGGTTCAGACCTGGACATGTGCCTTTGCAATACATAAAAAACATCTATGGAAAAAGCGTGTTGATTGATGAGGTGATAAAAATTGCATCAGAACAAGTTAACAAAGCCATTGCTGACAATAGTCTGAAAGTTGTTGGAGAACCTCTTCCGAAAGAAGATGCTTACAAAGTTGACTGGGCAGCCCAAAAAGACTTCACATTCGAATATGAAGTAGGTTTTGCTTCAGATTTTACCGTAGATGTTGATACGCTTCCTGCAATAACTCATTATGAAATAGAACCTTCAGATGAGCAAACCGAGAAGTCTATAGAAGATTTGAAAACCCGCTTTGGAAAAGAAACCGAGCCGGAGGAGGTAGAATTGGGAGATTTGGTTTTTGGAAAATTGAGTCAGGAATCAACCGAATTCTTTTTCCAATCGGGAATTCCTACTGATAAAGTGAAAGAAGCGTCGCAATTTATATTCAAAGGGCTGGAAAAGGGAAGCAAAGTAACTTTTGATATTCAGTCAATTTTTGAGACTGTAAAAGAATTAGGTTTTGCTACCGGAAAATCAGACGAAGAAGCAGCTGCTTTGAGTGGTGAGTTTGTGTTTGAAGTTGAAAAGATTACAAGAATTCAACCTTCAGAATTGGATCAGGAGTTTTTTGATAAAGTTTTGGGTGGAGCCGGAAAAGCAACTGATGAAGCGGATTTTAAAAAACAAGTGAAGCAAATAATAAAAGGAAACTACAGCAGAGAGGCAGATTTCCTTTTAGATTTTGACATAGACAATCTTTTGGTGAGCAATACGGCCATTGAGCTTCCGACAGAGTTTTTGAAAAGATGGTTATTGGATCTTAACGAAGGAAAAGCTACCCAGGAAGACATTGACCGTGAGTTTGATGCCATTGCGAAAGGTTTGAAATTAGATTTGATTAAAACCGAAATTGCCAAACAACACGATTTAAAACTGGAATACAACGATGTGTTGGAAGAGGTGAAAGAAGAAATCAGAGGATATTTCGGTGGTCAGGGTTTTGAAGGTATGGAAGACTTCATTGACCAAATGGCCAAAAAACAACTCGCCGAGAAAAAACAGGAAGATGTAAGAAAATACACCGACAAAGCGTTTGGTCGTAAAGTGGTGAATTTCCTGAAAGAGAAGGTCAAAAAAGATCAGAAAACTGTAATGGTTGAAGAATTTACTGAAATTGCCAACGAAAGGTTCAAAGCATAA
- a CDS encoding glycosyltransferase family 4 protein, whose protein sequence is MRIGIEAQRIFRPHKHGMDVVALELVKAIQNIDTENQYFIFIKKDEDSGCLKSTPNVKVIETSSYPYIIWEQIILPIYAWYYKIDLLHCTSNTAPFFCPCPIILTLHDVIFMEKRKGKNTMSWYQKFGNLYRKWLVPAIIRSTTKVITISHQEKENILSLTKIENSKLEVIHNGVSRNFGQKIPEALAFEISEKFLLSDEFALFLGNVEPRKNTPNLLKAFVAFAQNHPDFQLVITGVNRKFIVDHMPPNTSNILKRQIITPGFVSQDELTFLYSYAKVFLFPSLREGFGLPILEAMSQGTPVITSNTSSMPEVAGEAAILIDPNNPDQITSSMENLMNNNALRQDLRLKGLERVGHFSWENTAKKYLEQYYSIMSLNPHQEVLLQSA, encoded by the coding sequence ATGCGGATAGGTATTGAAGCTCAAAGGATTTTTCGGCCACACAAACATGGCATGGATGTGGTGGCTTTGGAGCTGGTAAAAGCCATTCAGAATATTGATACAGAAAATCAATATTTTATTTTCATAAAAAAAGATGAAGACAGCGGCTGCCTTAAATCTACTCCAAACGTAAAAGTGATTGAAACCTCATCGTATCCTTATATTATTTGGGAACAAATAATTCTTCCCATTTATGCCTGGTACTACAAAATTGATTTGTTGCATTGCACTTCTAATACAGCTCCGTTTTTTTGCCCTTGTCCGATAATTCTCACGCTTCATGATGTGATTTTTATGGAAAAAAGAAAAGGAAAAAATACCATGAGCTGGTATCAAAAGTTTGGCAATTTATACCGAAAATGGCTTGTTCCGGCAATCATCAGAAGCACGACCAAAGTGATTACTATTTCACATCAGGAAAAGGAGAATATTTTAAGCTTGACAAAAATTGAAAATTCAAAACTGGAGGTTATCCACAATGGCGTAAGTAGAAATTTTGGACAAAAGATACCCGAAGCACTGGCTTTTGAAATATCCGAAAAGTTTTTACTTAGCGATGAGTTTGCCTTGTTTTTAGGTAATGTAGAACCCAGAAAAAACACTCCCAATCTATTAAAAGCATTTGTTGCTTTTGCACAAAATCACCCGGATTTTCAGTTGGTAATAACGGGCGTAAACCGAAAGTTTATCGTCGATCATATGCCGCCAAACACCTCAAATATTCTGAAACGACAAATCATTACACCGGGCTTTGTAAGTCAGGACGAGCTGACATTCCTTTATAGCTATGCAAAGGTATTCCTGTTTCCCTCTCTTCGTGAGGGATTCGGGTTACCTATTTTAGAAGCCATGAGCCAGGGTACACCGGTAATCACCTCCAACACTTCGAGTATGCCCGAGGTTGCGGGAGAAGCGGCCATTTTAATTGACCCCAATAATCCAGATCAAATCACTTCTTCCATGGAAAATCTGATGAATAATAACGCACTGAGACAGGACCTCAGGTTAAAAGGACTTGAAAGAGTCGGGCATTTTAGTTGGGAAAATACCGCAAAGAAATATTTGGAACAATATTATTCAATAATGTCATTAAATCCTCATCAAGAGGTGCTTTTGCAGTCAGCATAA
- a CDS encoding glycosyltransferase, giving the protein MAYNMFLIIITILTCYAAIQVFYLLIFSLAGHIGSRKKFTKADTFHKIRIFIPGYKEDKVIIDTAQNALLQDYPKEKYEMVVIADQFSDSTLATLKSLPIKVIEVHFEKSTKGKALHNALELTQDVPVDLVLILDADNHMEPGFLKELNNAYASGYKVVQGHRIAKNINTPFALLDACTEEINNHIFRRGHVALGLPSALIGSGMAFDWKLFNEIMQNIGDTSGEDKELEFRIVRKRIPIAFLDDSHVLDEKVAQSDVFSKQRSRWLATQVEFFQKYFLESWVQLFKGNVAFFNKVFQTYLLPRVLLVVAVLALIFISFFISKNLLLINLVLCFLLMFSLLIGIPRNWYNRNLLQAFLEIPGAILGILKSLTQIGKARKQFIHTPHGDSNQNHS; this is encoded by the coding sequence ATGGCTTACAACATGTTTCTGATAATTATTACTATTCTAACCTGCTATGCAGCCATTCAGGTTTTTTATTTGCTGATATTTTCTTTGGCAGGACATATTGGATCAAGGAAAAAATTTACCAAAGCGGATACTTTTCACAAAATCAGAATATTTATTCCGGGTTACAAAGAAGATAAGGTAATAATTGATACTGCCCAAAATGCTTTGTTGCAAGATTATCCCAAAGAAAAATATGAAATGGTGGTAATTGCCGACCAGTTTTCTGACTCAACATTGGCCACGTTGAAATCACTCCCGATTAAAGTGATAGAGGTACATTTTGAAAAGAGTACCAAAGGAAAGGCTCTGCATAATGCCCTTGAACTTACCCAGGATGTCCCAGTGGATCTCGTGCTTATTCTTGATGCTGATAACCATATGGAGCCCGGATTTTTGAAAGAACTCAATAATGCCTATGCGTCTGGTTATAAGGTCGTTCAAGGCCATAGAATTGCAAAAAACATCAATACCCCGTTTGCCTTGCTGGATGCATGTACCGAGGAGATAAACAATCATATCTTCAGACGCGGACATGTGGCTTTAGGATTGCCATCGGCTTTGATTGGAAGCGGCATGGCATTCGACTGGAAACTGTTCAACGAAATCATGCAGAATATCGGTGATACATCCGGTGAAGATAAAGAGCTGGAGTTTAGAATCGTCAGAAAAAGAATTCCTATTGCTTTCCTCGATGATTCACATGTTTTGGATGAAAAAGTAGCCCAAAGTGACGTATTCTCAAAACAAAGAAGCCGATGGCTGGCAACCCAAGTAGAATTTTTTCAGAAATATTTCCTCGAAAGCTGGGTACAGCTCTTTAAAGGAAATGTGGCTTTTTTTAATAAAGTTTTTCAGACTTATCTGCTTCCCAGAGTGCTTTTGGTGGTGGCAGTTTTGGCATTAATCTTTATTAGTTTTTTCATAAGCAAAAACCTGCTTCTTATAAATCTGGTTTTGTGTTTTTTGCTTATGTTTAGTTTGCTGATAGGAATTCCCCGAAACTGGTATAACAGAAACCTTTTGCAGGCATTTCTGGAGATTCCCGGTGCGATTTTAGGCATTCTGAAATCACTAACTCAAATAGGAAAGGCCCGAAAACAATTTATTCATACGCCTCATGGCGATTCCAACCAAAATCATAGTTAA